From one Marinobacter sp. LV10MA510-1 genomic stretch:
- a CDS encoding polyprenyl synthetase family protein gives MTVSVLGAEVPLKKNISANVAAVPSADKADYARALDQVSSLMLDALQGVMEGPANNASQYQISTRGSLLRARLALASCRSFECSQEYAVVAAACCELIHNASLVHDDLLDGDQLRRGQPTVWKRHGRGVALCAGDLLLCSAFAVASGLEDAQQSRLLTQYLAAMTGRVIVGQSIEIAPVKPGVQPRFRAYIKAAQAKTVPLIQLPLMTGAIAAKSELSVLDSIKRFAEAVGLAYQIIDDLDDLAEPMADLKSKVKSLHPFHAWHHHRGRLNDSPELRVQRATRHALAALWRGRRQLKCLETQMATPITPTLGPLLMKLECRAQAHRYSFGSNGE, from the coding sequence ATGACTGTTTCCGTCTTAGGCGCCGAAGTACCTTTGAAAAAAAACATCAGTGCTAACGTTGCTGCGGTCCCATCAGCCGATAAGGCCGATTACGCGCGAGCGTTAGACCAGGTTAGTTCATTGATGCTCGATGCCTTGCAAGGTGTAATGGAAGGGCCAGCAAACAACGCCAGCCAATACCAGATCAGTACCAGAGGGAGTTTGTTGAGAGCCCGTCTGGCGCTGGCCAGTTGCAGAAGTTTTGAATGTTCCCAAGAATATGCGGTGGTTGCGGCGGCATGCTGCGAACTCATCCACAACGCGTCTTTAGTACACGATGACCTCCTCGACGGCGATCAGCTTCGAAGAGGGCAGCCGACAGTGTGGAAAAGACACGGCAGAGGTGTCGCTTTGTGCGCCGGCGATTTGCTTCTTTGTTCGGCTTTCGCCGTGGCCTCTGGTTTGGAGGATGCCCAGCAATCCCGTCTTTTGACGCAATATTTAGCGGCTATGACCGGTCGGGTTATTGTCGGGCAAAGCATTGAGATTGCACCGGTAAAACCCGGTGTTCAGCCCCGGTTTAGAGCCTATATTAAAGCCGCGCAGGCCAAAACTGTCCCACTGATCCAGCTTCCGCTGATGACAGGTGCGATAGCGGCGAAGTCTGAGCTGTCGGTTCTGGACTCTATAAAGCGGTTCGCAGAGGCAGTTGGTCTGGCCTATCAGATCATCGACGACCTGGACGATCTGGCGGAGCCAATGGCTGATCTGAAAAGCAAGGTAAAATCGCTTCATCCTTTCCATGCCTGGCACCACCATCGTGGCAGACTTAATGACAGTCCGGAACTTAGAGTTCAAAGGGCGACTCGCCACGCGTTGGCTGCATTGTGGCGTGGCCGACGCCAGCTTAAGTGTCTTGAAACACAGATGGCTACGCCGATTACGCCCACACTAGGCCCTTTACTCATGAAATTGGAATGCAGAGCACAAGCACATCGTTATTCCTTTGGATCGAATGGGGAGTGA
- the crtI gene encoding phytoene desaturase family protein produces the protein MTQQLCGARGVNAAKTAVVVGAGFGGLAVALRLLARGYKVDLLEKHEDLGGRARTFELDGHSFDAGPTVITAPFLFAELFERFGEVLKDQVTLLPVSPFYRMDFADGSHFDYHGTTEALVAEIDRLSPGEGEHYPQFLQAAEAMYDRGFTELAQRPFTRVADMLEVLPDLIKLRADRSIYQFVSQFFSDERLRRAFSVPSLLVGGNPFQTSSLYALIHALERKSGVWYVQGGTGALIKALAELFQRYGGRLHVGQSVQHLDMDGLNVRAAVTDQGRRFDADLVVSNADPLYVYDHWIERTTRQRLADSHRARLKQSMGLFVLYFTTERVYSDIEHHTIVFGETFREILTEIFEQRQIPEDLSLYLHRPGATDPTMAPKNGDAFYVLAPVPNLQGNQDWDQISTDIENQIISILTQRLMPDLPQQIRAKRSISPTYFHTELNSPFGSGFSIAPTLTQSAGLRFHNQSPRYRNLFFVGAGVHPGAGVPGVVCSAGVVERLVVRAFETQPDIEAGAPAGTAIRGVK, from the coding sequence ATGACTCAGCAACTATGTGGGGCTCGTGGGGTTAATGCGGCGAAAACAGCGGTGGTTGTCGGAGCCGGATTTGGCGGACTTGCTGTTGCCTTACGCTTGTTGGCTCGAGGTTATAAGGTCGATCTGCTGGAAAAGCACGAGGATTTGGGGGGTCGAGCCAGAACCTTCGAGCTGGATGGCCACAGCTTTGATGCCGGGCCAACCGTCATCACCGCGCCTTTTCTTTTTGCTGAATTATTCGAACGTTTTGGTGAAGTTCTGAAAGATCAGGTGACACTGTTGCCGGTGTCGCCTTTTTACCGCATGGACTTTGCCGATGGCAGTCACTTTGACTATCACGGCACAACAGAGGCGCTGGTTGCAGAGATTGACCGGCTGTCGCCGGGCGAAGGCGAACATTACCCGCAATTTCTACAAGCCGCCGAAGCAATGTACGATCGTGGCTTCACCGAGTTGGCACAGCGGCCTTTTACCCGGGTTGCGGACATGCTGGAGGTTTTGCCAGACCTCATTAAGCTCAGGGCCGACCGGAGTATTTACCAATTTGTTTCTCAGTTTTTCAGCGATGAGCGTCTGCGCAGAGCTTTTTCTGTGCCTTCCCTGCTGGTGGGGGGCAACCCGTTTCAGACATCGTCACTTTACGCCCTGATTCATGCTTTGGAGCGTAAAAGCGGTGTTTGGTATGTACAAGGCGGAACCGGTGCGCTAATTAAGGCATTGGCGGAGCTGTTTCAGCGATACGGCGGTCGCTTGCACGTCGGCCAGTCAGTTCAGCATCTGGACATGGACGGCTTGAACGTGCGCGCCGCTGTGACCGACCAGGGCCGACGTTTTGATGCCGACTTGGTGGTGAGTAACGCGGACCCGCTCTACGTTTATGACCACTGGATTGAAAGAACCACCCGCCAGCGGCTTGCCGACAGCCACAGGGCCCGGTTAAAGCAGTCTATGGGGCTGTTTGTGCTTTATTTCACCACCGAGCGGGTTTACTCCGACATTGAGCACCACACGATTGTGTTCGGTGAAACCTTTCGGGAAATTTTGACCGAGATCTTTGAACAGCGCCAGATTCCGGAAGATTTGAGTCTTTACTTGCACCGGCCCGGCGCGACAGACCCGACCATGGCGCCAAAAAATGGTGACGCCTTTTATGTGCTGGCCCCGGTTCCTAATCTTCAGGGCAATCAGGATTGGGATCAGATTTCTACTGACATTGAAAATCAAATTATCAGCATTTTGACTCAACGCCTCATGCCGGACCTTCCGCAGCAGATCCGCGCCAAGCGCAGCATTTCGCCCACCTATTTCCACACTGAGCTGAACAGTCCCTTTGGCAGCGGGTTCTCTATTGCGCCTACGCTCACACAGTCGGCCGGGCTGCGCTTTCATAACCAGTCGCCGCGCTATCGAAACCTGTTTTTTGTGGGTGCTGGTGTTCATCCAGGCGCAGGCGTGCCGGGTGTGGTGTGCTCGGCCGGTGTGGTTGAGCGCTTAGTGGTCAGAGCCTTTGAAACTCAGCCTGACATCGAAGCGGGAGCGCCAGCAGGCACCGCCATCAGAGGCGTGAAATGA
- a CDS encoding bacteriorhodopsin-like, which translates to MLELESLSIGQYGFIGNVFSFGLAVMASATLFLWLMRSSVAPAYQMAITISGLVTAIAAYHYLQIMLSWDGAATVTTGEIVATGEGFNRAYRYVDWLLTVPLLLVELILVMKLSNSETVSRSVKLGGAAALMVILGYPGEVSDQVGTRAIFWILAMIPFLYIVRELVVGLKESISQQPDEVKGLINAAAILVVASWAFYPIVYLLPLVGVTGGAAIVAVETGYTIADIVAKAVFGLLIFTIAVRKSRADEREHSEVPAETATQAEQKAPVKKVA; encoded by the coding sequence ATGCTAGAGCTCGAAAGTCTATCGATTGGTCAATATGGCTTCATCGGAAATGTTTTCTCTTTTGGTCTGGCCGTCATGGCATCGGCCACGCTGTTCTTGTGGCTGATGAGGTCATCGGTTGCGCCGGCCTATCAAATGGCTATCACGATCAGCGGTTTGGTAACGGCTATAGCGGCCTACCATTATCTTCAAATCATGCTGTCTTGGGACGGGGCAGCGACGGTGACTACTGGGGAAATCGTGGCAACGGGAGAAGGCTTTAACCGTGCATACCGGTATGTCGACTGGCTGTTAACAGTGCCGCTGTTGTTGGTTGAGCTGATTTTGGTGATGAAGCTCAGCAATAGTGAGACTGTGAGCCGGTCTGTTAAACTCGGCGGCGCAGCCGCGCTAATGGTTATTCTTGGCTATCCGGGCGAAGTGTCGGATCAAGTCGGAACCCGGGCGATTTTCTGGATTCTAGCGATGATTCCGTTCCTGTACATCGTGCGTGAGTTGGTTGTCGGTCTCAAAGAATCGATCTCGCAGCAGCCGGATGAAGTCAAAGGCCTGATCAACGCAGCTGCCATTCTGGTCGTTGCTTCCTGGGCGTTCTACCCGATCGTCTATTTGCTGCCACTGGTGGGCGTGACAGGCGGTGCAGCGATTGTGGCTGTGGAAACCGGTTACACCATTGCTGACATTGTTGCGAAAGCTGTCTTCGGATTGTTGATCTTTACGATTGCTGTGCGTAAGAGCAGGGCAGATGAACGCGAACATTCGGAAGTACCCGCAGAAACAGCCACGCAAGCAGAGCAGAAGGCTCCGGTGAAAAAAGTCGCTTGA